In Winkia neuii, a genomic segment contains:
- a CDS encoding phage portal protein encodes MNLDKVGGLDAGELALLRKIGARVSAHQADNLQLQAWYDAKVKVPNLGLALPERTGSRVRTVAGWPGMVVDALEERLDIDGFDGPTREAAGQIWAENYLDSQYSEAHIEALVHGVAFIVTDKGGPGDPQVVITVESPLTTSGIWDPVRRRLSAAATFITDPENPARVLAATLYLPNETIQLDGDGTGALQARDSIAHNLGRPTVECLVNRPRTSKPWGRSEITEPIISYTQAAIRTLLRAEIGSEFFSAPQRYVLNMSEDMFGPDRSMAEQALKMYAGHMMMFSAGDPDDPVPQLGQFAASSPAPFIEMVKMYAQMVAGEAALPPTYLGFVTDNPASADQIRATEARHVKRAERRQRTFGRAWQAALTTAVALGGGTFPDNRLAVRWKDASTPTKAATTDAVVKQVQAGILPTNSPVTFHELGFDEAATNQLLQAQAQISRQQVMLATLAGGQLNGPGAGVDRGPGGE; translated from the coding sequence ATGAATCTTGACAAAGTTGGCGGTCTCGATGCTGGCGAGCTGGCCTTGCTGCGAAAGATCGGGGCCCGGGTGAGTGCGCATCAGGCCGATAATCTGCAACTACAGGCCTGGTATGACGCGAAAGTGAAAGTCCCGAACCTGGGTCTTGCTCTACCGGAGCGGACCGGCTCGCGGGTGAGGACAGTGGCGGGCTGGCCTGGCATGGTTGTAGACGCTTTGGAAGAACGCCTCGATATTGATGGGTTTGACGGGCCCACGCGTGAGGCAGCAGGTCAGATTTGGGCAGAAAACTACTTGGATTCACAGTACTCAGAAGCCCACATTGAAGCTCTGGTGCACGGGGTCGCCTTTATCGTTACTGATAAGGGCGGGCCGGGAGACCCGCAGGTGGTTATTACTGTGGAGTCCCCACTGACCACGAGCGGGATTTGGGACCCGGTACGCCGCCGCCTCTCGGCTGCCGCCACTTTCATTACTGACCCGGAAAACCCTGCCCGCGTGTTGGCTGCTACCTTGTACCTACCTAATGAGACTATCCAGCTAGATGGGGACGGTACCGGCGCGTTGCAGGCTCGTGACAGTATCGCCCATAATTTGGGCCGTCCCACGGTGGAGTGTTTAGTCAATCGTCCTCGTACTTCTAAGCCGTGGGGGCGCTCAGAGATTACTGAGCCGATTATTTCTTATACGCAAGCTGCTATCCGCACTCTTTTGCGGGCGGAGATTGGTTCAGAGTTCTTTTCTGCCCCGCAACGGTACGTGTTGAACATGAGTGAGGACATGTTCGGCCCGGATAGGTCGATGGCTGAGCAGGCCCTGAAAATGTATGCGGGCCACATGATGATGTTTAGTGCGGGAGATCCGGATGATCCGGTACCCCAGTTGGGCCAGTTCGCGGCTTCTAGTCCGGCACCATTTATTGAGATGGTGAAAATGTATGCGCAAATGGTTGCGGGCGAGGCCGCCTTGCCGCCCACCTATTTAGGGTTTGTGACAGACAACCCGGCTTCAGCGGATCAGATTAGGGCTACTGAGGCAAGGCATGTAAAGCGTGCTGAACGCCGTCAGCGTACTTTTGGGCGGGCCTGGCAGGCAGCTCTTACTACTGCTGTCGCATTAGGTGGGGGCACGTTCCCTGATAACAGGTTGGCGGTGCGGTGGAAAGATGCTTCTACCCCGACTAAGGCGGCTACTACTGACGCGGTAGTTAAACAGGTCCAGGCCGGGATTTTGCCGACTAATAGTCCGGTTACTTTCCACGAGCTTGGTTTTGACGAGGCCGCCACTAACCAGCTCTTACAGGCCCAGGCGCAAATATCTCGCCAGCAGGTAATGCTAGCAACCCTTGCTGGCGGGCAGCTGAATGGGCCGGGTGCGGGGGTAGATAGGGGCCCTGGGGGCGAATGA